A region of Xylanibacillus composti DNA encodes the following proteins:
- the secD gene encoding protein translocase subunit SecD: MNIRRTVVFFVTVILTFAVILTTTPAIMNGLKLGLDLKGGFEILYEAKPVEEGTAITCDALLQTARMLEQRADAYGVAEPEVTPEGEDRIRARIAGVSNEEQVREMMRKPAELTFRGPDGTIEMRGIDFKEGAAEVGFDEINRPIIHIEVKDPHKLRQVSEKLLGQPLKIYLDEEQISAPIIQHVLPNGNATISGSFTREEAQELADIINLGALPLQLTEKYTQSVGATLGQQSLEQTVTAGVIASILILLFMVGMYRVPGIIASITLITYTWALLLIFDWMNATLTLPGIAAFVLGIGMAVDANIITYERIKDELKSGKSIPSAMKVGSRQSLRTILDSNITTILAGVVLYYLGTGAIQGFALTLILSIVLSMVTNVFMSRWLLQQLIRSGMIRRTEWLGVKASEIGSLSDSNGASPAKWTRAIDFVKWKKPFFLISLMITAVGIVSLMVFQLNLGVDFKAGTSLDVTVGKEINREQAQELFKIAGHTPASLTVGGNPAERVSARFDRVLTGEEIERIMDVFRDSFGEQSSAEENTVDPGIARELAQKAIYAVAAASVGIALYVSLRFEWRFALAAIIAIMHDAFMVIGAFSLFRLEVNLPFVAAVLTIIGYSINDTIVIFDRIRENMAKGTQKSAKALEDLVNSSIQQTLTRSINTGITVLFASLILFLFGSESIKLFSLAMTLGLVFGVYSSICIASQIWLVLKKRSMHSQSVTVSEP, encoded by the coding sequence TTGAATATTCGAAGGACGGTAGTCTTTTTTGTGACGGTTATTCTTACGTTCGCCGTTATTCTCACGACCACTCCAGCCATTATGAATGGTTTGAAGCTGGGTTTGGACCTCAAGGGCGGTTTTGAAATTTTGTATGAGGCCAAGCCTGTTGAGGAAGGCACTGCGATCACTTGCGATGCGCTCCTGCAGACGGCGCGTATGCTGGAACAGCGTGCAGATGCGTATGGCGTCGCTGAACCAGAAGTCACCCCCGAGGGGGAAGACCGCATCCGTGCGCGGATTGCTGGTGTTTCCAATGAAGAGCAAGTGAGAGAAATGATGAGAAAGCCGGCAGAGTTGACCTTTCGCGGACCCGACGGAACGATAGAAATGAGAGGGATTGACTTCAAAGAAGGAGCTGCGGAGGTGGGGTTTGATGAGATCAACCGTCCCATCATCCACATTGAAGTGAAAGACCCGCATAAGCTGCGGCAGGTATCCGAAAAGTTGCTTGGCCAGCCGTTGAAGATTTATTTGGACGAAGAACAAATATCCGCGCCGATCATTCAACATGTGTTGCCCAATGGCAATGCGACCATATCCGGTTCTTTTACCCGGGAAGAGGCGCAAGAACTAGCGGATATCATCAACCTGGGCGCACTCCCTTTGCAATTGACAGAGAAATATACACAATCGGTTGGGGCAACGCTTGGTCAGCAGTCTCTGGAACAGACGGTCACAGCGGGTGTGATCGCATCCATTCTGATTCTGCTTTTTATGGTGGGTATGTACCGGGTTCCCGGTATAATTGCAAGCATCACGCTCATTACCTATACATGGGCCTTATTGCTGATATTCGACTGGATGAACGCAACGCTAACCTTGCCGGGAATTGCTGCCTTTGTTCTAGGAATTGGGATGGCTGTGGATGCCAATATTATAACCTACGAGAGAATCAAGGATGAGCTGAAGAGCGGAAAAAGCATACCTTCCGCGATGAAAGTGGGCTCCAGACAATCGTTGAGGACGATTCTGGACAGCAACATCACCACCATTCTTGCCGGTGTCGTCCTGTATTATCTGGGAACGGGCGCAATCCAGGGATTTGCCTTGACGTTAATTTTAAGCATTGTGCTCAGCATGGTCACCAATGTTTTCATGTCCAGATGGCTGCTGCAGCAGCTGATTCGCTCCGGCATGATCCGCAGAACGGAATGGCTGGGGGTCAAGGCGTCTGAAATTGGATCATTATCCGATTCAAATGGAGCTTCCCCTGCCAAATGGACGCGTGCTATCGATTTTGTTAAATGGAAAAAGCCATTTTTCCTTATATCCCTGATGATTACAGCCGTCGGCATCGTTTCCCTGATGGTGTTTCAGTTGAATCTTGGCGTTGATTTCAAAGCGGGGACCAGCTTAGATGTGACCGTAGGCAAGGAAATCAATCGGGAGCAAGCTCAGGAGCTATTCAAAATCGCAGGTCATACACCGGCTTCCTTGACAGTTGGCGGAAATCCGGCGGAACGGGTGTCCGCCCGCTTCGACCGTGTGCTGACTGGAGAAGAAATCGAACGAATCATGGACGTTTTCCGTGATTCGTTTGGCGAGCAATCGTCCGCCGAAGAAAATACGGTAGACCCAGGCATTGCGCGGGAACTGGCGCAAAAAGCCATCTATGCCGTTGCAGCCGCGAGTGTGGGAATTGCGCTCTATGTCAGCTTGCGATTTGAATGGCGCTTTGCACTGGCAGCGATAATTGCAATTATGCATGACGCATTTATGGTCATCGGCGCTTTCTCGCTTTTCAGACTTGAGGTCAATTTGCCTTTTGTGGCGGCTGTGCTGACCATTATCGGCTATTCGATCAATGACACCATCGTCATTTTTGATCGCATCAGAGAAAACATGGCGAAGGGGACGCAGAAATCAGCAAAAGCTTTGGAGGATTTGGTGAATAGCAGTATCCAGCAAACGTTAACCCGTTCCATCAATACCGGGATAACTGTTCTTTTCGCCTCGTTAATCTTGTTTTTATTCGGCAGTGAGTCAATCAAGCTGTTTTCATTGGCTATGACGTTAGGTCTGGTGTTTGGCGTCTATTCATCGATATGTATTGCCAGCCAGATTTGGCTGGTATTGAAGAAAAGATCCATGCATTCACAATCTGTCACCGTATCTGAGCCATAA
- a CDS encoding nucleotidyltransferase domain-containing protein — MNEMKHFQKPWFISGGWAIDLAIGCVTRSHKDIDICVFREDTNVIFDYFHEWEIHVAIPGEHRLEPCTSKEDVHPPRYCLHLFKEKDFIEILLTERQGENVKFRKNREIWMNVSEFSHVDNQGRPYVDPAWQLLFKGLTSREQDEHDFYTFLPNMNEKQRTWLRKGLSIMKPDSKWMQDLKEQ, encoded by the coding sequence ATGAATGAGATGAAGCATTTTCAGAAGCCGTGGTTTATTTCGGGAGGCTGGGCCATTGACTTGGCAATCGGGTGTGTCACTAGAAGCCACAAAGATATAGACATCTGTGTGTTCCGGGAAGATACCAATGTCATTTTTGATTACTTCCATGAATGGGAAATCCATGTGGCAATTCCAGGCGAGCACCGTTTAGAGCCGTGTACTAGCAAAGAGGATGTCCATCCCCCGCGGTACTGTTTGCATCTTTTCAAAGAGAAGGATTTTATCGAAATTCTACTGACGGAAAGACAGGGAGAGAACGTGAAATTCAGAAAGAATCGGGAGATTTGGATGAATGTATCCGAGTTCTCCCATGTTGATAACCAAGGCAGACCTTACGTGGATCCTGCTTGGCAGTTACTGTTTAAGGGATTGACTTCGAGAGAACAGGATGAGCATGATTTCTATACGTTCCTGCCAAATATGAATGAGAAACAGAGAACATGGTTGAGGAAGGGACTAAGCATCATGAAACCTGATTCGAAGTGGATGCAAGATCTGAAAGAACAATAA
- a CDS encoding GNAT family N-acetyltransferase: MMIHRPTIQDLDLINEIFLECKQDLDYQGIFQWDHVYPHKDVIVKDIINQNMHALTKDGEIVGVITLDTNEEEEYREIYWAYDDCMVIHRLVIRPSHQGKGFAYRLMQYMTCVTKVRTNRFDWTCIAEISEQWSFIRN; the protein is encoded by the coding sequence ATGATGATACATCGTCCGACCATACAAGATTTGGATTTGATCAATGAAATCTTCCTAGAATGTAAGCAGGATCTTGATTATCAGGGGATTTTTCAGTGGGATCACGTATATCCCCATAAAGATGTAATCGTAAAAGATATCATAAATCAGAATATGCACGCTTTAACGAAAGATGGTGAAATAGTAGGGGTCATCACGTTGGATACTAACGAGGAAGAAGAGTACAGGGAGATTTATTGGGCTTATGATGACTGTATGGTTATTCATCGTTTGGTCATTAGACCTTCGCATCAAGGGAAAGGTTTCGCCTACAGACTAATGCAATACATGACATGTGTAACCAAGGTTCGTACAAATCGGTTCGATTGGACGTGTATAGCGGAAATCTCCGAGCAGTGGAGTTTTATAAGAAATTAG
- a CDS encoding DUF3997 domain-containing protein, with protein MPTGGKKLIIAIFVLLLLTGCPGAADYDLDLPGNYSVIRTSAHHVTIALKLGERGPWSENLIPTKVTEVAWDDRYILAKQGKLKPDLNSPNGYLIPDPLNYQFWILDIDTGEVSGPYDEHGFAEKRNELNIAGEIVLREVQEWKAR; from the coding sequence ATGCCAACAGGAGGAAAAAAGCTTATCATCGCAATCTTCGTCCTCTTATTGTTGACAGGGTGTCCCGGAGCGGCCGATTACGATTTGGACTTGCCTGGCAACTATTCCGTAATTAGAACGTCTGCTCACCATGTAACGATTGCTCTTAAGTTAGGGGAACGAGGACCGTGGAGCGAAAATCTTATACCTACAAAAGTAACAGAAGTTGCATGGGATGATCGCTATATACTTGCAAAACAAGGTAAACTGAAGCCGGACCTCAACAGCCCCAACGGATACCTGATTCCTGACCCGCTGAACTATCAATTTTGGATTTTGGACATCGATACAGGAGAGGTATCGGGGCCTTATGATGAACATGGGTTTGCAGAAAAAAGAAATGAACTAAATATTGCTGGTGAGATTGTACTAAGAGAGGTGCAGGAATGGAAAGCAAGATAG
- a CDS encoding cupin domain-containing protein has product MSTDYRSNEPIVTLPGSGRHYQMGSMSSVFYADGIETDNRYCVSEWWLDPLSDGPGPHSHDQNEEIFYVLEGTMTFQVGEQFIDAPKGTFIRIPSGMIHDFKNKTKDRAGVLNIFIPGGFEENMPKIVKWFEENQ; this is encoded by the coding sequence ATGAGCACAGATTACAGAAGCAATGAGCCTATTGTAACGTTACCAGGATCGGGGCGCCATTACCAAATGGGTTCCATGTCCAGTGTTTTTTATGCAGACGGCATCGAGACCGATAATCGGTATTGTGTATCAGAATGGTGGCTCGATCCGCTAAGCGATGGGCCCGGACCCCATTCACATGATCAGAACGAAGAGATTTTTTATGTACTGGAAGGGACTATGACTTTTCAAGTTGGCGAACAATTTATCGACGCGCCCAAGGGAACATTCATCCGCATTCCTTCGGGGATGATTCATGATTTTAAGAATAAGACTAAAGACCGTGCGGGAGTCTTAAATATTTTTATACCAGGTGGATTTGAAGAAAACATGCCGAAGATCGTCAAATGGTTTGAAGAAAATCAATAA
- a CDS encoding GTP-binding protein, which translates to MFQFAYRQLELLPIQPQGEVQDVAVFTGEHYSKNELERKLEQCESNLCLENL; encoded by the coding sequence ATGTTTCAATTCGCATACAGGCAGTTGGAGCTTCTACCGATTCAACCGCAAGGAGAAGTACAGGACGTGGCTGTCTTTACGGGCGAGCACTATTCCAAGAATGAGCTTGAGCGAAAGCTCGAACAATGCGAATCCAATTTGTGTTTGGAGAATTTATAA